Proteins encoded by one window of Paenibacillus urinalis:
- a CDS encoding DinB family protein: protein MKTAMKLLSINIPEKGDRMKQYDFDIKPGMTGTAGLLHSMVRYNFERLKRQVKGLTQEEIDYKGKERNQNSIAELLRHLSVVDLNWVYRLQCKEVPKEWIEKLGPMIDENGKLPAVHRISVSTLIQEYEGIQDMFENVCMNIKENQLEDQVPFENGNTASIRWGIWHVADHSRHHYAQIVSIKKQFLRD, encoded by the coding sequence ATGAAGACTGCCATGAAACTCCTATCTATCAACATCCCCGAGAAAGGTGATCGTATGAAACAGTATGATTTTGATATCAAGCCAGGAATGACCGGAACAGCAGGACTGCTGCACTCCATGGTGCGCTATAACTTTGAAAGATTAAAGAGGCAGGTCAAGGGACTTACACAAGAAGAAATCGACTACAAGGGTAAAGAAAGGAATCAAAACAGTATTGCGGAGCTGCTTCGTCATTTGTCCGTTGTCGATCTGAATTGGGTATATCGGCTGCAGTGTAAGGAGGTCCCTAAGGAGTGGATAGAGAAGCTGGGTCCAATGATAGATGAGAATGGTAAGCTTCCAGCAGTTCATCGTATTTCCGTGAGCACTTTAATCCAGGAATATGAGGGCATACAAGATATGTTTGAGAACGTATGTATGAACATCAAGGAGAATCAGCTAGAAGATCAGGTGCCATTTGAGAATGGAAACACAGCCTCGATCCGTTGGGGAATATGGCATGTCGCCGATCACAGCCGTCATCACTATGCCCAAATTGTATCTATAAAAAAGCAGTTCCTTCGGGACTAA